A window of Pseudomonadota bacterium contains these coding sequences:
- a CDS encoding aminotransferase class V-fold PLP-dependent enzyme, with protein sequence MHRLSLSFYALDIVAPLLDFLRGRNGVRLIGQAQAQGRHPAVSFTCAKDPMDVATELGRRGIIAGAGHFYAYRLIEALGIDPQAGVVRLSAVHYNSAEDIAATCEALEAVL encoded by the coding sequence GCTTGTCCTTTTACGCCCTGGACATCGTCGCGCCGCTGCTCGACTTTCTGCGCGGCAGGAACGGGGTCAGGCTGATCGGCCAGGCGCAGGCGCAGGGTCGCCACCCGGCCGTTTCGTTCACCTGTGCGAAGGACCCGATGGATGTCGCCACCGAGCTCGGCCGGCGCGGCATCATCGCCGGCGCCGGCCATTTCTACGCCTACCGGCTGATCGAAGCGCTGGGAATCGATCCGCAAGCCGGCGTCGTGCGGCTGTCGGCGGTGCACTACAATTCGGCCGAGGATATCGCGGCGACCTGCGAGGCGCTGGAGGCGGTTCTCTAG